A portion of the Sphingobacterium spiritivorum genome contains these proteins:
- a CDS encoding thioredoxin fold domain-containing protein: protein MNNSILYKVIVYVLMMLSLHAEGQLKSIPVQNIPDSVQVNGKPVILLISTDDCGYCRMQQQQLQHRTDVQQLMREFNYTTLDAGTKENIVFNKQLYRYKSQEHVHELAEYLGMDEKGHLSYPCWIILNKNYDIIFRYQGLLAPADLKNVLEKSIEIN from the coding sequence ATGAATAATAGTATTCTATATAAAGTAATAGTGTATGTTTTGATGATGCTGTCTCTGCACGCAGAAGGACAGTTGAAGAGCATTCCTGTTCAGAATATACCGGATAGTGTGCAGGTAAATGGAAAACCCGTTATCCTGTTGATCAGCACGGACGACTGCGGATACTGCCGTATGCAACAGCAACAATTACAACACAGAACGGACGTACAACAATTGATGAGGGAGTTTAATTACACAACTTTAGATGCCGGAACAAAAGAGAATATAGTGTTTAATAAACAGCTCTATCGCTATAAATCTCAGGAACATGTGCACGAATTAGCAGAATACCTGGGTATGGATGAGAAAGGGCACTTGTCTTATCCCTGCTGGATTATACTCAATAAGAACTATGATATTATATTCAGATATCAGGGTTTGTTAGCACCTGCAGATCTGAAGAATGTATTAGAAAAATCAATAGAAATAAATTAA
- a CDS encoding TonB-dependent receptor: MKTIKINLMLGLWSLVQLSFGQSGTVKGRIRDQQGNPMNAASVRILKQEGGTLTDSSGNFYLPNIPFGNWQLQVTSTGFNPRLETLILNKDHPDADLRLVLSQTDATLEEVVVTGTMRTVRRLDSPIPVEVFTPAYFKKNPTPSLFDAVGMINGVKPQLNCNVCNTGDIHINGMEGPYTMILIDGMPIVSALSTVYGLSGIPNSLVERLEVVKGPASSLYGSEAMGGIINVITKNPAHAPRFMLDLFGTTWGEGSFDGGTSFRAGNATSMLGVNYYNFQQKTDHNKDNFTDMTLQNRVSVFNKWKFDRKDNKLTSIAARYVYEDRWGGEMNWNKSYRGSSDVYGESIYTRRAEVIGIYELPLAEKITTQFSYNWHDQNSWYGDSPYMATQKVGFVQAYWDKEFIPDHNFLLGASYRYTWYDDNTPATASKDGAHNQPATTPLPGVFIQDEWKVSDKHTVLLGYRFDHDQHHGSVHSPRIAYKLSPDNKQTIRASFGTGFRVVNLFTEDHAALTGAREVVIAEQLNPERSYNSNLNYNLRVADENFFMGLDITGFYSYFTNKITGDFDTDPNKIIYQNLRGHAISNGISVNTDFKFNFPLKIMAGVTLMDVYQKQRNEQEQMQRVQQLHAPKWSGNFIGTYSFPKGYVVDLTANWTGPMRLPVQPDDYRPEYSPWFCIANIQATKSLKHGVEIYGGIKNLFNFVPKYPLMRPFDPFDKTVDDPVNNPYGYTFDTEYNYASMQGIRGFLGIRYNIFK; this comes from the coding sequence ATGAAAACAATTAAAATAAATCTTATGCTGGGCTTATGGAGTCTCGTTCAGCTATCTTTCGGACAGAGTGGAACAGTAAAGGGTAGGATCAGAGATCAGCAGGGCAATCCGATGAATGCAGCGAGTGTGCGTATATTGAAACAGGAGGGAGGTACATTAACAGATTCGTCAGGAAATTTTTATCTCCCCAATATTCCTTTCGGTAACTGGCAACTGCAGGTTACATCTACCGGATTTAACCCTAGGCTTGAAACATTGATACTGAATAAAGATCATCCTGATGCAGACCTCCGGCTCGTACTGAGCCAAACAGATGCCACACTGGAAGAAGTTGTCGTGACAGGCACTATGCGTACTGTAAGACGACTGGACAGTCCTATACCGGTGGAAGTATTTACACCGGCTTATTTTAAAAAAAATCCAACTCCGAGTCTTTTTGATGCTGTGGGCATGATCAACGGGGTGAAACCTCAGCTGAACTGTAATGTATGCAATACAGGTGATATCCATATCAATGGAATGGAAGGCCCATATACCATGATTCTGATCGATGGAATGCCTATTGTAAGTGCTTTATCTACTGTCTATGGTCTGAGCGGCATACCGAATAGTCTCGTTGAGCGTCTGGAAGTAGTCAAAGGACCAGCTTCCTCTTTATATGGTTCTGAAGCTATGGGAGGTATTATTAATGTCATTACCAAAAATCCTGCACATGCACCCCGCTTTATGCTGGATCTGTTTGGTACGACCTGGGGAGAAGGGAGTTTTGACGGAGGGACTTCTTTCAGAGCTGGAAACGCTACTTCGATGCTGGGCGTTAATTATTATAATTTTCAACAAAAAACGGATCACAATAAGGACAATTTCACAGATATGACCTTACAAAACAGAGTCTCGGTTTTCAACAAATGGAAGTTTGACAGAAAGGATAATAAACTGACAAGCATAGCCGCACGATATGTGTATGAAGACCGATGGGGAGGAGAGATGAACTGGAATAAGTCCTACAGAGGTAGCAGCGATGTATACGGAGAAAGCATATACACACGCAGGGCAGAAGTAATCGGAATCTACGAGTTGCCTTTAGCAGAAAAGATCACTACACAGTTTTCGTATAACTGGCACGATCAGAATTCCTGGTATGGTGATTCTCCTTATATGGCCACACAGAAAGTAGGATTTGTGCAGGCCTACTGGGACAAAGAGTTCATACCCGATCATAACTTCCTGTTAGGTGCATCTTACCGCTACACCTGGTATGATGATAATACGCCGGCTACAGCATCCAAAGACGGAGCGCATAATCAGCCTGCCACCACGCCATTGCCGGGTGTATTTATTCAGGATGAGTGGAAGGTGAGTGATAAACATACTGTTTTATTAGGATATCGCTTTGACCATGATCAACATCACGGGAGTGTACATTCACCACGCATAGCCTATAAACTATCACCGGATAACAAGCAGACTATACGTGCCAGTTTCGGAACCGGATTCAGAGTGGTCAATCTCTTTACAGAAGACCATGCAGCCCTTACTGGTGCCCGTGAAGTGGTGATAGCAGAACAGCTGAATCCGGAACGCTCTTATAACAGCAATCTGAACTACAATCTGCGTGTGGCTGATGAAAACTTTTTTATGGGGCTGGATATAACCGGATTCTACTCTTACTTTACAAACAAGATTACAGGTGATTTTGATACGGATCCCAATAAGATTATTTATCAGAACCTGCGTGGACACGCAATTTCAAATGGTATTTCTGTCAATACAGACTTTAAATTTAATTTTCCTTTAAAGATTATGGCTGGTGTCACGTTGATGGACGTCTATCAGAAACAAAGAAATGAACAAGAACAAATGCAACGCGTACAGCAATTGCATGCACCGAAATGGTCCGGCAATTTCATAGGGACCTATTCTTTTCCTAAAGGTTATGTTGTGGATCTTACGGCCAACTGGACAGGACCTATGCGCTTACCTGTACAGCCTGATGATTATCGGCCTGAATACTCACCATGGTTTTGTATTGCTAATATTCAGGCAACAAAATCACTGAAGCATGGGGTGGAAATCTATGGCGGAATAAAGAATCTTTTCAATTTTGTGCCGAAATATCCGCTGATGAGACCCTTTGATCCATTCGATAAGACGGTGGATGATCCCGTGAATAATCCATATGGATACACCTTTGATACCGAATATAACTATGCTTCCATGCAGGGTATCCGTGGTTTTCTGGGTATCCGATACAATATATTTAAATAA
- a CDS encoding metal-dependent transcriptional regulator, producing MYSAAEENYLKSMLSLENSHGEVSINELSKRLNLKMPTVNGMIKKFAEKGLVHYESYKPIRLTALGKKEASMILRKHRLTEMFLARMMGFGWEEVHEIAEQIEHIQSTKFFDKMDELLGFPKFDPHGSPIPDVNGKVITPKYKSLTEIASGSTVRLMAIGDSSQEFLQYLNSKNIHLTAEIKVQSRETFDGNMTVSIQEGKPVVLSKIATDKLLVS from the coding sequence ATGTATTCAGCTGCAGAAGAGAATTATCTCAAATCCATGTTATCCCTTGAAAATAGTCACGGAGAGGTCAGTATCAATGAATTGAGCAAGCGGCTCAATCTGAAAATGCCTACTGTCAACGGTATGATCAAGAAATTTGCAGAAAAGGGTCTGGTACACTATGAAAGCTACAAACCGATTCGGCTGACAGCTCTGGGCAAAAAAGAGGCTTCTATGATTCTGCGTAAACATCGGTTGACTGAGATGTTCCTTGCCAGAATGATGGGCTTCGGATGGGAAGAAGTACACGAGATTGCGGAACAGATCGAACATATACAATCGACCAAGTTTTTTGATAAAATGGATGAATTACTGGGATTTCCCAAATTTGATCCGCACGGCTCTCCTATACCGGATGTAAATGGAAAGGTCATAACTCCAAAATATAAATCACTTACAGAGATTGCTTCCGGCTCCACAGTGCGCTTAATGGCGATCGGAGATTCCTCTCAGGAGTTTTTACAATACCTGAATTCTAAAAACATCCATCTCACAGCTGAGATAAAGGTGCAGAGCAGAGAAACATTCGATGGCAATATGACGGTAAGTATTCAGGAAGGTAAACCTGTTGTCTTAAGTAAGATTGCGACGGACAAATTATTGGTCTCCTGA
- a CDS encoding DUF1697 domain-containing protein, with translation MTKKPLSDIKPTHCAFLRGVNVKGTAMKMADVCAVFEKAGVKNVSSVLASGNILFTTEEKADDIKVVLEKALSDYFVYEAFLFVKNKSEIETITGQNPFETEADVHIYSFVGIAEIENSLMAAFQKSAKAEREEGRIVRNNFYWKVPKGNTLDSEFGKILGRKDMKSTFTSRNMNTFEKILKKM, from the coding sequence ATGACAAAAAAACCGTTATCGGATATAAAACCTACACATTGTGCATTTCTGCGAGGGGTAAATGTCAAAGGTACCGCTATGAAAATGGCGGATGTTTGCGCTGTATTTGAAAAAGCGGGGGTCAAAAATGTATCCTCTGTGCTGGCTTCCGGCAATATTCTGTTTACAACAGAAGAAAAAGCCGATGATATCAAGGTTGTATTGGAAAAAGCACTATCCGATTATTTCGTTTATGAAGCTTTTTTATTTGTAAAAAACAAATCCGAAATCGAAACCATTACCGGACAGAATCCATTTGAAACGGAGGCTGATGTACACATTTACAGTTTTGTCGGAATCGCAGAAATTGAAAATTCATTAATGGCAGCATTTCAGAAATCTGCAAAAGCAGAACGTGAAGAAGGTCGTATTGTCAGAAATAATTTTTACTGGAAAGTTCCTAAAGGAAATACCCTCGATTCTGAATTCGGAAAGATATTAGGAAGGAAAGATATGAAGAGTACATTTACTTCCCGCAATATGAATACATTCGAAAAGATCTTAAAAAAGATGTAG
- a CDS encoding SMI1/KNR4 family protein — MQIERIRTKLQQLKETDTNLELFGADNHAYTLHAPLSMVEIRAFESENEVALPEDYVLFLTQLGNGGAGPFYGLFPLQESRINLSDNAGNVTYFNLSKPFPHSEAWNVEEELEALYDRIEEAYEAGDEELEEKLFDEKWELIGAEEHDYGRLYIADYGCGVYISLIVNGHEKGNIWTDDRTNDAGLYPSVELGNTERIQFLDWYEKWLDNALQELATLKNS, encoded by the coding sequence ATGCAAATTGAAAGAATACGAACCAAATTACAGCAGTTAAAGGAAACAGATACTAATTTGGAACTGTTTGGAGCCGATAATCATGCATATACCTTACATGCACCATTATCTATGGTTGAAATCAGAGCATTTGAATCCGAAAATGAGGTGGCTTTACCTGAGGATTATGTACTGTTTCTGACACAGCTGGGAAATGGTGGAGCGGGTCCATTCTACGGACTATTTCCTTTGCAGGAAAGCCGTATAAATCTTTCGGATAATGCAGGTAATGTTACTTATTTTAATCTCTCCAAACCTTTTCCTCATTCAGAAGCATGGAATGTCGAAGAGGAATTAGAAGCGTTGTACGATCGCATAGAGGAGGCATATGAAGCAGGAGATGAAGAACTGGAAGAAAAGTTATTTGATGAGAAGTGGGAACTTATCGGTGCGGAAGAACACGATTACGGCCGATTATATATAGCTGATTATGGTTGTGGAGTTTATATAAGCCTGATTGTAAACGGACATGAAAAAGGAAATATTTGGACAGATGACCGGACAAATGATGCCGGCCTCTACCCTTCTGTAGAATTAGGTAATACAGAACGAATTCAATTCCTGGACTGGTACGAGAAGTGGTTGGACAATGCACTGCAGGAACTGGCTACCTTAAAAAACTCCTAA
- a CDS encoding DUF2200 domain-containing protein, which produces MDNSRVYKMSFAGVYPHYIQKAEKKGRTKADVDEIICWLTGYSPEALQKQIDNKTNFEAFFAEAPMLNPNVSKITGVICGYRVEEIEDQLMQKVRYLDKLIDELAKGKAMEKILRK; this is translated from the coding sequence ATGGATAATTCAAGAGTATATAAAATGTCATTTGCAGGAGTATATCCGCACTATATTCAAAAAGCAGAGAAAAAAGGCCGGACAAAAGCTGATGTAGATGAAATCATCTGCTGGCTTACAGGCTATAGCCCCGAAGCCCTGCAAAAACAGATTGATAATAAAACTAATTTTGAAGCTTTTTTTGCTGAGGCACCAATGCTCAATCCTAATGTTTCCAAAATAACAGGAGTCATCTGCGGATATCGGGTCGAAGAGATCGAAGATCAGCTTATGCAAAAGGTACGTTACCTGGATAAGCTCATAGATGAACTGGCAAAAGGGAAGGCTATGGAAAAAATCCTGCGCAAGTAA
- a CDS encoding tetratricopeptide repeat protein gives MMMIKYSLLFFFLFISLSLTAQNTWTVSAADSLYEEKEFTKALQAYEKLLLQEENNSYLLCKAGLCQYELNDFQKAKEKFRLAALYCDPEDKENIALYYTNLSACYSNLQDNEKAYEYAIKAYSIMEDSGIQLWNAASMAQNLGKYDECLKIMDNATIEKNNAFLTLYGRCYMAKKLYQQCIDSYEQFLTNYDANDDFVTLDAEDEKGRLVIAYAFRLTSPDLSEQEIDIYIARLRELWASQSADEMARTKTVNSFFKDENICSIYGYSATICNKLFNSLIADVSPVEKIQFQYYTLKDYSGALESAKGLMNNKGNLSGQELQKVKAVEYFASLRLFISAYLHKDRHINQEQLQTLTSRFNDLFEKGKVYSDKEFQQGKEEFGYMQETFACFQNAFKTKEEQKEAAPILLRIIKDLPNNTARKRLTEILSKGYIEN, from the coding sequence ATGATGATGATTAAATATTCCCTGCTTTTCTTTTTTCTGTTTATCAGCCTTTCACTGACTGCTCAAAATACATGGACGGTTTCTGCTGCAGACAGTCTCTACGAAGAAAAAGAATTCACAAAAGCTCTGCAGGCGTATGAAAAGCTCTTACTGCAGGAAGAAAATAACAGCTACCTGTTATGCAAAGCAGGCTTGTGTCAGTATGAACTAAATGACTTTCAAAAAGCTAAAGAAAAATTCCGTCTGGCCGCCTTGTACTGTGATCCTGAAGACAAAGAAAATATTGCGTTATACTATACCAATCTTTCAGCCTGCTACTCCAATCTCCAGGACAACGAAAAAGCATACGAATATGCAATAAAAGCATATTCCATCATGGAAGATTCCGGCATCCAACTGTGGAATGCCGCATCTATGGCTCAGAATCTGGGAAAATATGATGAATGTCTGAAAATAATGGATAATGCAACAATAGAAAAAAACAATGCGTTTCTCACCTTATACGGAAGATGCTATATGGCCAAAAAGCTATATCAGCAATGTATAGACAGCTACGAACAGTTTTTGACTAATTATGACGCTAATGATGATTTCGTCACATTAGATGCCGAAGATGAAAAGGGACGACTTGTAATTGCTTATGCATTCAGACTGACTTCTCCGGATTTAAGTGAGCAAGAAATTGATATATACATTGCCAGATTAAGAGAACTGTGGGCAAGTCAGTCAGCAGATGAAATGGCAAGAACTAAAACTGTGAATTCCTTTTTTAAAGATGAAAATATCTGCAGTATCTATGGTTATTCTGCCACAATATGTAATAAATTGTTCAACAGTTTAATAGCGGATGTCAGCCCTGTAGAAAAAATACAGTTTCAGTATTATACCCTGAAAGATTACTCCGGTGCTTTGGAGTCTGCAAAAGGCCTTATGAACAATAAAGGGAATCTTAGTGGTCAAGAACTACAGAAGGTTAAAGCAGTTGAGTATTTTGCTTCCCTCCGACTTTTTATAAGTGCTTATCTTCATAAAGACAGACATATAAATCAGGAACAACTCCAGACATTGACCTCCCGGTTTAATGACCTTTTTGAAAAGGGAAAAGTATACAGTGATAAAGAATTTCAACAGGGTAAAGAAGAATTCGGGTATATGCAGGAAACATTTGCCTGCTTTCAGAACGCTTTCAAAACAAAGGAAGAACAAAAAGAAGCCGCTCCTATACTGCTGCGAATCATAAAAGATCTGCCTAATAATACCGCAAGAAAACGATTAACTGAAATACTCAGCAAAGGATATATTGAGAATTAG
- a CDS encoding MutS-related protein, with product MFRIDKQTLSDLNALDWNSRSLLRFFNHTLTIGGNDVLYGYFLYPLDDVEEIRQRQEAIAHLAGCNIDSFFDKYMMIDLERYLSLPGELHSDSPLPYYLEKISTNFMSKSYKKERILIKRSVAEIAMIILNLRAWLEEVLECENPVGILRTYSDTLKDLSVDLSVDELQTLSDGKSSIHLIIKYDYLFRNLKRSEVKEIFTIYYSIDALRSVAKSFDKVNMSFPHFLTDQSGSMLLRISGLYNLALDSPVKNNIEIENCKNIWFLTGANMTGKSTLLKSMGSSIYLAHMGFPVPAKSMQIHLFRGLMTTINLGDNLASGYSHFFNEVYRVKRIAESIRDEGKMIVMFDELFKGTNYEDSYEATKKLIESISKLKGSIFIISSHITELEEELNNNERVAFKYLKTTMEDDEDVSFTYQLAEGIDRTKLGMWFLEREDVFKTFEKIKS from the coding sequence ATGTTCAGAATTGATAAACAGACACTTTCGGATTTAAATGCTCTGGATTGGAACTCACGGAGTCTTTTAAGATTTTTCAATCACACCCTTACTATTGGAGGGAACGATGTGCTGTATGGTTATTTTCTATATCCGCTCGATGATGTTGAGGAGATCAGACAAAGACAGGAGGCAATAGCTCATCTGGCAGGCTGCAATATAGATTCTTTTTTTGATAAATACATGATGATTGATCTGGAACGCTATCTTAGTCTTCCCGGTGAGTTACATTCAGACAGTCCGTTGCCTTATTATCTGGAGAAGATTTCTACCAATTTCATGTCGAAATCCTATAAAAAAGAACGAATTCTGATTAAACGATCGGTAGCAGAGATAGCTATGATTATACTAAATCTGAGAGCATGGTTAGAAGAAGTTCTTGAATGTGAAAATCCTGTCGGAATATTAAGGACCTATAGCGATACGCTTAAGGATTTATCTGTTGATTTATCTGTTGATGAATTACAGACCCTTTCAGATGGAAAGAGTTCCATTCATCTTATTATTAAATATGATTATTTATTCCGGAATTTGAAAAGAAGTGAAGTAAAGGAAATATTCACTATATATTATAGTATTGATGCATTAAGAAGTGTTGCTAAGTCTTTTGATAAGGTAAATATGTCTTTTCCTCACTTTTTAACTGATCAATCAGGAAGCATGCTTCTCCGGATAAGCGGACTCTATAATCTGGCTCTTGACAGTCCTGTAAAAAACAATATTGAAATAGAAAACTGTAAGAATATCTGGTTTTTGACAGGTGCAAATATGACGGGTAAATCAACCTTATTAAAGAGCATGGGGTCTTCCATCTATCTGGCTCACATGGGATTTCCGGTTCCGGCAAAAAGTATGCAGATTCATCTGTTCAGAGGATTGATGACTACTATTAATTTAGGGGATAACCTGGCTTCCGGATACAGTCATTTCTTTAATGAGGTCTATCGTGTAAAGCGCATAGCAGAATCTATTAGAGACGAAGGGAAAATGATCGTTATGTTTGATGAACTTTTTAAAGGAACTAATTATGAAGATTCTTATGAAGCAACAAAAAAACTGATTGAAAGTATCAGTAAGTTGAAGGGTAGTATTTTTATAATTTCAAGTCATATAACAGAACTTGAAGAGGAATTAAATAATAATGAACGAGTTGCCTTTAAATACTTAAAAACAACGATGGAAGATGATGAAGATGTTTCCTTTACGTATCAACTTGCAGAAGGTATTGATAGGACAAAACTGGGAATGTGGTTTCTGGAAAGGGAAGATGTGTTTAAAACATTTGAAAAAATCAAGTCCTGA
- a CDS encoding DUF6265 family protein, translated as MKAILALIFWFFVVPCFGQSLLPVFLKGTWKVDNAEVYEHWDQLNDNTLKGFSYKMKDGQMNITEYLELTQIKDNLVYTATVVNQNLGKPVSFTMKKKDGELIFENLKHDFPKQIIYKKLSDMEVEVRISDLKQKESGFKMHNLTYSTTSQQDTATSNKNYDAILAKKLGGDDYGMKKYILVILKTGTNNTTDKTFINESFRGHLQNINRLVEQGKLIVAGPLGKNTSNYRGIFILNNINSLDEAKEILQTDPAVKAGLLDIELFNWYGSAALPEYLPASDKIWRKNP; from the coding sequence ATGAAAGCAATTCTAGCACTTATATTTTGGTTCTTTGTGGTACCATGCTTTGGTCAATCGCTCCTGCCTGTTTTTTTAAAAGGAACGTGGAAAGTAGATAATGCAGAGGTTTATGAACATTGGGATCAGCTGAATGATAATACGCTGAAAGGGTTTTCGTATAAGATGAAAGATGGCCAGATGAACATAACAGAATATCTGGAACTGACACAGATCAAGGATAACCTTGTTTATACCGCTACTGTAGTCAATCAAAATCTGGGAAAACCAGTTTCTTTTACGATGAAAAAAAAGGATGGGGAGTTAATCTTTGAAAATCTTAAACATGATTTTCCTAAACAGATTATCTACAAGAAGCTATCCGATATGGAAGTGGAAGTACGGATCTCTGACCTGAAACAGAAAGAGTCTGGATTTAAGATGCATAACCTGACTTATTCTACTACTTCACAGCAAGATACAGCTACATCCAACAAGAATTATGATGCAATACTTGCAAAAAAACTGGGCGGAGACGATTACGGAATGAAAAAGTATATACTTGTTATATTGAAAACAGGTACAAACAACACAACTGACAAAACTTTTATCAATGAAAGCTTTAGAGGACATCTTCAAAACATCAATCGGCTGGTCGAACAGGGTAAGCTAATTGTAGCTGGTCCTTTAGGCAAAAATACAAGCAACTACCGGGGTATTTTTATCTTAAACAATATCAATTCCCTTGATGAAGCAAAAGAAATCCTGCAAACAGATCCGGCTGTAAAAGCCGGCCTGTTGGATATAGAACTATTTAACTGGTACGGATCGGCTGCTTTACCGGAATATCTGCCTGCCTCAGATAAAATTTGGAGAAAGAATCCGTAG